The following are from one region of the Geoalkalibacter subterraneus genome:
- a CDS encoding prepilin peptidase, which translates to MTPFILSSTAFVFILGAVVGSFLNVCIYRIPAGQSIVSPRSRCPRCETPIRWYQNIPVLSWLLLGGKCANCKEPISWRYPFVELLTALLFAGIFLTFGFQPATPIYWIMAAILVTVTFIDLDHQIIPDVISLPGIVVGFLSTFFIPWITWFDSLMGIVAGGGSLLLIALTYEFLTKKEGMGGGDIKLLAMLGAFLGWQAIFPVIFISSMVGTAVGVPLMLWRRADSRLALPFGPFLAFGAMFYLIWGRALVRWYVDLAFPVG; encoded by the coding sequence ATGACCCCGTTTATACTGTCCTCCACCGCGTTCGTCTTTATCCTGGGCGCTGTGGTGGGTTCGTTTCTCAACGTCTGCATCTATCGCATTCCCGCCGGGCAGTCCATCGTTTCGCCCCGTTCGCGCTGCCCGCGCTGTGAAACGCCGATACGGTGGTATCAGAATATCCCTGTTTTGAGCTGGCTGCTATTGGGGGGCAAGTGTGCCAACTGCAAAGAGCCCATCTCCTGGCGCTATCCTTTCGTTGAATTGCTGACGGCTCTCCTTTTTGCCGGCATTTTTCTGACGTTCGGTTTTCAACCGGCTACGCCGATTTACTGGATTATGGCGGCGATTCTTGTCACTGTCACCTTCATCGACCTCGATCACCAGATCATTCCCGACGTCATCAGCCTGCCGGGGATCGTGGTCGGCTTTCTCAGCACCTTTTTTATTCCCTGGATTACCTGGTTCGACTCGCTGATGGGCATTGTCGCCGGCGGCGGGAGTTTGTTGCTGATTGCCCTGACCTACGAATTCCTGACCAAGAAAGAGGGGATGGGCGGCGGAGATATCAAGCTGCTGGCGATGCTGGGGGCGTTTCTCGGCTGGCAGGCGATTTTTCCGGTCATCTTCATCAGTTCCATGGTGGGAACGGCGGTGGGCGTTCCGCTGATGCTGTGGCGCAGGGCCGACTCCAGGCTGGCGCTGCCCTTCGGGCCGTTTCTGGCGTTCGGGGCGATGTTCTATCTGATCTGGGGGCGGGCGCTGGTACGCTGGTATGTGGACCTGGCTTTTCCGGTTGGGTGA
- the pilM gene encoding type IV pilus biogenesis protein PilM has translation MLFKSKKDIVGIDIGSSAVKLVQLREVKGGYQLQNMGIVPLPPEAIVDNAIMDSTAVMLALRNLVESLKLKTKNVATSISGHSVIIRKITLPIMTDEELEASIQWEAEQYIPFDINDVNIDFQILGNDDQDPSQMNVMLVAAKKDFVDDHVAVFTESGMKPVVMDVDCFAVENMFEINYGGAPEDIVGLINIGAGGMNVNILKKGESVFTRDIQVGGNMINEELQKRLGLSGDDAESLKLGGKVEDVDPDEVEAVLSDASENLAQEVQRSLDFFSATSADEKVQKVYLTGGVSKSERILAALEDRLGIPIEVIDPFAAVAVDEKDFDSDYVKAVGPLMSVAAGLAMRRVGDK, from the coding sequence ATGCTCTTCAAAAGCAAAAAAGATATTGTCGGCATCGATATAGGTTCCAGCGCCGTTAAGCTGGTGCAGCTGCGCGAGGTCAAGGGCGGGTATCAGCTGCAGAATATGGGTATCGTGCCGCTGCCGCCCGAAGCGATCGTTGACAATGCGATCATGGATTCCACCGCGGTTATGCTTGCGCTGCGCAATCTGGTGGAAAGCCTTAAACTCAAGACGAAAAATGTCGCCACATCCATCTCCGGCCATTCGGTCATCATTCGCAAGATCACTCTCCCCATCATGACAGACGAAGAGCTCGAGGCTTCCATTCAATGGGAGGCTGAGCAATACATTCCTTTCGATATCAACGACGTCAATATCGATTTCCAGATTCTCGGCAACGACGATCAGGACCCTTCCCAGATGAACGTGATGCTGGTGGCGGCGAAGAAAGACTTTGTCGATGATCATGTCGCGGTCTTCACGGAAAGCGGCATGAAGCCCGTCGTCATGGATGTCGACTGCTTCGCCGTGGAGAATATGTTCGAGATCAACTACGGCGGTGCGCCGGAGGATATCGTCGGACTGATCAACATCGGTGCCGGGGGGATGAATGTCAATATCCTCAAAAAGGGCGAGTCGGTGTTTACCCGCGATATCCAGGTGGGCGGCAACATGATCAACGAGGAGCTGCAGAAGCGGTTGGGGCTCAGCGGTGATGACGCCGAAAGTCTCAAGCTCGGCGGAAAGGTCGAGGATGTCGACCCTGACGAGGTGGAGGCCGTTCTTTCCGACGCCTCTGAAAACCTTGCCCAGGAAGTACAGCGTTCTCTTGATTTCTTTTCCGCGACATCGGCAGATGAGAAGGTTCAGAAAGTTTATCTCACGGGCGGCGTCTCCAAGTCGGAGCGCATTCTGGCTGCCCTGGAAGACCGGCTGGGCATTCCCATCGAGGTGATTGACCCTTTTGCCGCTGTTGCGGTCGATGAGAAGGATTTCGATTCCGACTACGTCAAGGCGGTTGGCCCCCTGATGTCTGTTGCTGCCGGTCTTGCTATGAGAAGAGTGGGGGATAAATGA
- a CDS encoding PilN domain-containing protein — protein MIRINLLPVRAAQKKEALRTQVSVVILSIVAMLVACGAVYFTQSMKIAEQKDELARIDQEIQQLRKQIGEVRNYEKLKKELTAKLDVLDQLKAGQSGPVRLLDELSVVLPQRLWLTSFKESGGSVAINGVGINENAVARFMQNLESSPFYRGVELQVTEQVNQDGMKLQKFSVSAATDVTAGTSSP, from the coding sequence ATGATACGCATCAACCTTTTGCCGGTCAGGGCGGCTCAGAAAAAAGAGGCGCTGCGGACCCAGGTTTCGGTGGTCATTCTCTCGATCGTGGCGATGCTGGTGGCCTGTGGCGCCGTTTATTTCACTCAGTCGATGAAGATCGCTGAACAGAAGGATGAACTGGCGCGCATCGATCAGGAAATTCAGCAGTTGCGCAAGCAGATCGGCGAAGTCAGAAACTACGAAAAACTCAAAAAAGAGCTGACCGCCAAGCTGGACGTGCTCGACCAGTTGAAAGCAGGGCAGAGCGGCCCGGTCCGTTTGCTCGATGAACTGAGTGTCGTTCTGCCGCAGAGGCTGTGGCTCACATCGTTCAAGGAGTCCGGCGGATCTGTGGCGATCAACGGAGTCGGCATCAACGAAAATGCCGTTGCGCGATTTATGCAGAACCTGGAAAGCTCGCCCTTTTATCGTGGCGTTGAGCTGCAGGTGACGGAGCAGGTGAACCAGGACGGGATGAAGCTGCAGAAATTCAGCGTGTCCGCGGCTACGGATGTTACGGCCGGAACATCTTCCCCGTAG
- a CDS encoding type 4a pilus biogenesis protein PilO translates to MNARIEKIFRLPLYQRLLLLVVLLALIGAGFYFLFYAPQLEESARLQQDIEQREVQLLKDRRIARDLPKYRAEYEALQAQLEEALVELPNEKEIPSLLTNISNLAKEQGLEILLFKPIPEINKGFYAEVPVDMRLLGTYHDVAMFFYQVGRLPRIVNISNVQMENARKEGKSLLNVNCRATTFRFVENPPENKGR, encoded by the coding sequence ATGAATGCCCGCATTGAAAAAATTTTCAGGCTCCCACTCTACCAGCGCTTGTTGCTGCTGGTGGTATTGCTGGCGTTGATCGGCGCAGGGTTCTACTTCCTTTTCTATGCGCCGCAGCTCGAGGAGTCGGCTCGGTTGCAGCAGGATATCGAACAACGCGAAGTCCAGCTTCTCAAGGATCGTCGCATCGCGCGGGATCTTCCCAAGTACCGTGCGGAGTACGAGGCATTGCAGGCCCAGTTGGAAGAAGCGCTGGTCGAGCTGCCCAATGAAAAAGAGATTCCCTCACTGCTGACCAATATATCAAACCTCGCCAAAGAGCAGGGGCTTGAGATTCTTCTGTTCAAGCCGATCCCTGAAATCAATAAAGGGTTTTATGCCGAGGTGCCCGTCGATATGCGCCTGCTCGGAACCTATCACGATGTCGCGATGTTCTTCTATCAGGTCGGCCGGTTGCCTCGTATTGTCAACATCAGCAACGTGCAGATGGAAAATGCGCGCAAAGAGGGGAAATCATTGCTCAATGTCAACTGTCGGGCGACCACGTTCAGATTTGTGGAAAACCCTCCGGAAAATAAAGGACGTTGA
- a CDS encoding pilus assembly protein PilP codes for MAARYFRLLSLAAILMLGLCVAALDASAEDSPSASVSGSASSATDYVYDPAGKRDPFQSLLEIRKPVVPDEPQTPLQKFDLDQLRLVGTIVGMKEPRAMVSAPDGKSYIVKIGTKIGKNNGVVVKILNDRIEIKESFYDFTGEVRTGIQTIQLPEREGV; via the coding sequence ATGGCCGCGAGGTATTTTCGATTGTTGTCTCTTGCGGCGATTCTGATGCTGGGACTGTGCGTTGCCGCACTTGACGCTTCTGCTGAGGATTCGCCGTCAGCGAGTGTCAGCGGCTCCGCATCATCGGCAACGGATTATGTTTATGATCCGGCCGGCAAGCGCGACCCGTTCCAGAGCCTTCTTGAAATCCGCAAACCTGTGGTTCCCGACGAGCCGCAGACTCCATTGCAGAAATTTGACCTCGATCAGCTGAGGCTGGTCGGCACGATCGTCGGGATGAAGGAACCCCGGGCTATGGTGTCGGCCCCGGACGGCAAATCCTATATCGTCAAGATTGGAACCAAAATAGGCAAGAACAACGGTGTGGTGGTTAAAATTTTGAATGACCGGATCGAGATCAAGGAATCTTTTTATGATTTTACCGGAGAGGTTCGCACCGGCATCCAAACCATTCAACTTCCGGAGCGGGAGGGAGTCTAA